The genomic region CTTCGGCGTTTCACGAGCTCTTGGTTTCCTACGGCGTGCGGGGCTGTGTGTACGGTCACTTACACGGCCCCGCACACCGCTTCGCGTTTAACGGCGTGATCGACGGCGTCCACTATCAGCTTGTGAGCTCCGATTACCTTCAGTTCGCACCCTGGTGTCTGCCAGACGATTGGTTGGACGGATAAATCGGCGGTTAGACTTCGACGTAAAACACGCCATAGCCGAGAGTGTCACCGAACCGTGTCATCCAAGCCAGGTGTTCGGCCAACGCCTGAGCGACTTCGGCATCCATGAACGCAGCAGGGTCCATGCAAGCGCTCGGCGACTGCGCCGGAAGCTGCTGTGCGAGATCCCAGATGGACCCTGCGCGTAGGACAGAAGGCCTCATTCCGGCCGCATGGAAGTGTTGCAACCACCGTTCGAGCGTCGGAACTTCCCGTGCGCCGTACACGCGCGAGGCCTCCTCGTGCCACCCCACCGGTGGATCCGGTGGCGCCACCATTTCGACGAAGACGGCGAAACCGCCTCGTCGCAGCACTCGCCTCGTTTCCTGTAGGGCGATCGGGATATCCATGAAGACGAGGATCGATTCGCCGATCACGGCGTCGAACGACGCGGCAGGCCATGGCAGATGCTCTGCGCT from Alicyclobacillus vulcanalis harbors:
- a CDS encoding class I SAM-dependent methyltransferase; its protein translation is MDYLDALSRADVTAAHPGGIDLTVWWLNRVPLQPGAAVLDVGCGTGATALLLAERGARVTALDVRQEMIERLRRKAERRAIPVNAVVGSAEHLPWPAASFDAVIGESILVFMDIPIALQETRRVLRRGGFAVFVEMVAPPDPPVGWHEEASRVYGAREVPTLERWLQHFHAAGMRPSVLRAGSIWDLAQQLPAQSPSACMDPAAFMDAEVAQALAEHLAWMTRFGDTLGYGVFYVEV